Part of the Amblyomma americanum isolate KBUSLIRL-KWMA chromosome 7, ASM5285725v1, whole genome shotgun sequence genome, ccaaaagcagcaccccgacccaaggtcgatgtacactggtagcgaaggctccatagacgcccattggtccaaaaaatggcggctcgtgggcactccatcgccccctggattttggggggggcaaactacgcaaacgtgacgtagaatgacgtcacgcatacgtaaacttttggcgcgaattataatgcggtctttctgtagaatccgcgttttcgagcccgtacctctcgaaggttgctgcctttcagcgcgccccaacctttgccagtcaaatgtgctcgagttcctgctagttatggccttgttaatgtgcaattgggaacgcaatgaaagtgactggtaaaggaggggcagcatagaaaggcagaaacacttccagacactggcgaagcatgcatgttTCGTAgtccactgtggccgggttagccgggtatcgaaacaaggcctgcaaagacgcgctgtaatgcaccgcacactcatgaatagggggcaggtcaagagtgttgcaaaaatacaaaatttgccaggttttaataaaatgacttacctctttcataaaacaaggtgctaatatattttttcttttctattggcagattacattccaattttgtagctttatcatttctttatatgagtgttttgccccccatcctctggttgtgctgcagtcgcgctaaccacttttcggcccagccttcgccaccactttaaattcGCCTTGCCCGACCCACGTattgcaggaggtgagcgcatcgatcgtatcaccggctgtcgcgcacttatacggtcgcaacgtgtaatgatcctccgcgcgcgcattggctgcgtgtgaccCGCTGAAAGACGGCAGCGTCACGAAACCGCGACAATtcatgtgtgtgacggatgcggtgcagtggaaacactagaacacctgctccttcactgtgccgcgttcgccgatgctcgtcgggATACGCTTGCGGTCTACAGGGCGCTGggaatactaccagactccctcaagacgctattgtggccgccgGGCAGTGCGCTcgctcgtgagcgaaccttggtgagcctctgtacattaataactggacgccccactccagttgtagcgaACACAGTGCAGTGCGCGTTTTAACTCCTCCAACATGGACTAACTACgcccacaacctggacacatttcccattgtgtaaatagtttgtatatattacttctccccctatcctctcttcctgtcccctcgcctctttcactcacttcatttttccattctgcctgctatcctttatttccgctgcaccagcacaggtgcttcagtatcgatggcagatgccggggctagcagaaatctgtTCCtccctttttgctattattttaataaaacccacTACCACAATGTCACGGATGTCCCCGGAGatcactcggaccgaaagaatggactaggcgacgggtgtacccacacaaacacaatttaatacaccctacgtgacacacacacacactagaacacaaaactaacgaaacaaacacaaaacacagactataaatataCACGACTCGCGCACACTTCTACCAGCGTCTACAACTAGCGtactactattcgtggtcggcgtttgTGCTCCCGATTGGTTCggagcggctgcggcgttgtatggatccagtatccggcgtcgaggcggcgttcgacgtgcttggactggcgtcgctggcggcgtcgctggctgcgtcgtataagcttcaggtccaagcgcccgtggatgtgatgcgggtgttgttggcgttgggggcacaacCCGGATGGATGGCTACAGctctggagatacccctggccgtagcaggtggtcgcgtcctctgttgactccccggaacgggctcaggcacggtagGAAGTcaacgatgcgaagccgtagaaagcgagctcaccggagcagtagccggcgtggctctcttccagccaaagtgtccctggcccgccggagcctccggTTCTCTGCTCTTCCCCACCGGGCCTCGCTCTCCGTCGCCCTTTTATAGcttcggtgttagtccacgtaagccttgtcgtcgtcttcttctcttctccattaatcatctctctccacctcaccgaatgcttcttctttttctttattcttcggttaatccacgtcgtcttcttcacacttcttttctttaaaatttaatttaggctccataATATATGTGGCAAGGGCCCCCTCCTTCaacagtttttccatgaaaaactgctcacgtcatactcatcttcaagccaacCAGACAACCGACGATCTTCTGCGGCGATCCTgcacccagcacacaacacaccccAGAGGTCCAGCACTCACAAAACGCACAttactaacacagcacaccaaattgcgttttcagaacactaacacaccacagccgctgtccgtacagagtccttaatgcTGGGCTTGGTTGCTGTACCATGaagcagaccactaatccgcttctgctcataatgcaggtgctcgcagcagtcgTCACACACGCGCTGCTTCCCGCCCTGGTTTCGGTTGGGGTGGAATGCGCGCCGTCAGACCTGCCTGGATACCTCTGCAGTGATGCGCATGTCTGTTGTCTCAACGCCATCAGCGCTTCAAACCTTCCAACGTCATCGCTGGAACCCTGGACACTTCCGGAACCTTGGACACACCCATCGTCATCGACGGCACCTGGCACACCGTGTATAAAAGAGCGGCAATCACCGGCtgcgctctgtgggcttggtggctgtaccatgaagcagaccactaatccgcttctgctcataatgcaggtgctcgcagcagtcgTCACACACGCGCTGCTTCCCGCCCTGGTTTCGGCTGGGGTGGAATGCGCGCCGTCAGACCTGCCTGGATACCCCTGCACTGATACGCATGTCCGTTGTCTCAACGCCCTCAGCGCTTCAAACCTGCCAGCGTCATCGTTGGAACCCTGGACGCTTCCGGAACCTTGGACACACCCATCGTCATCGACGGCACCTGGCACACCGTGTATAAAAGAGCGGCAATCACCGGCtgcgctctgtgggcttggtggctgtaccatgaagcagaccactaatccgcttctgCTCATAATGCAGGTCAGTAACCCATACGCCTTATTTGCTAAGAACACTCGTAATTACTGCCTGGTGCAGCTTCCGAGCCCACAGTGTTGTGTCGATGTTGCTATTGAATGTTTAGAAACGATTCGCATCTTGCTACTATTGTCCGGGGACATAGAAACGAATCCGGGACCTGCCAGTGCAGAGGCAGTACTTGCTGAATTGAAGAAGTTGTCCTCAGGTCAGGCTACAATAATTAGTGACGTCCAAGACATCAAAAACAAGTTAACAACTACAGAGAAAACCATTACAGATCTAATTCAGAGGATTGCCGATTTAGAGAGCCACTACCAGAACCTGGCTACTTTGAAAACAGATGTCGAATGTATGCAATGCAACACAGAAAAGGCTACTCAACTGGTGCGGGATCTGGAAGCCCGATTTGATGACGCCGAAAAAACCGCTCACGAAGATGCAATCTGATTTTTTACGGCCATTCCGATCCTACACCATCCGAGTCATTTGCCGATTCCGAAGAAGTCATAATCCGCCACTGCTCCGATCAGCTCGATTTGTCGTTAGATAGCAAAGATATCGAACGTGCACACCGTCTTGGGCGTCACTACACAGAACGCCAGCGCCCCATAATTGTAAAGTTTGCGTCTTTTAAGACTAAACAAATGATCCTCTCAAATGGCCCCAATCTAAAAGATACTGATTTCAGCATTGGTGAAGATTTCTCCCGCCGAGTTCAAAATATAAGAAAGCAACTTGTCGCGTTTGCCAAATCAAAAACAACTAAATTTTCTTTGCGGTACAAAACCCTCCATATAGGCCCCAAACGCTATTTTTTTTATGAGTCTGAGCAAACAGTAAAAGAAATCTTCTAGCcaccacggcgacgcaagtcggCACTACACCGTTCCCAAACAAGACGCtatgtggccgcagggcagtgcgctcgctcgtgagcgaaccttggtgagcctctgtacattaataactggacgccccactccagttgtagcgaACACAGTGCAGTgcgcgttttaattcctccagCATGGACTAACTACGCCCACAACCTTGACACATTTCttattatgtaaatagtttgtatatattacttctccccctatcctcccttcctgtcccctcacctctttcactcacttcatttctccattctgcctgctatcctttatttccgctgcaccagcacaggtgcttccgtatcgatggcagatgccggggctagcaaaaatctgttcctccatttttgctattattttaataaaaaccactaccacaaTGTCACGGATGTCCCCGGAgagcactcggaccgaaagattggactaggcgacgggtgtacccaaacaaacgcacatttaatataccctacgtgacacacacacacacacacacacacacacactagaacacaaaactaacaaaactaacacaaaacacagactataaatataCACGACTCGGGCACACTTCTAccggcgtctactactagcgtactactattcgtggtcggcgtttgTGCTCCCGGTTGTTTCggagcggctgcggcgttgtatggatccagtatccggcgtcgaggcggcgttcgacgtgcttgtctggcgtcgctggcggcgtcgctggctgcgtcgtataagcttcaggtccaagcgcccgtggatgtgatgccggtgttgttggcgttgggggcataACCCGGATGGATGGCTACAGctctggagatacccctggccgtagcaggtggtcgcGTCCTCTGTttactccccggaacgggctcaggcacggtaggaagtccacgatgcgaagccgtagaaagcgagctcaccggagcagtagccggcgtcgctctcttccagccaaagtgtccctggcccgccggagcctccgcttctctgctcttccccaccgggcctcgctctcagtcgcccttttatagcttcggtgttagtccacgtaagccttgtcgtcgtcttcttctcttctccattaATCAtccctctccacctcaccgaatgcttcttcttctttattcttcggttgatccacgtcgtcttcttcacacttcttttctttaaaatttaatttaggctccataATATATGTCGCAAGGGCCCCCTCCTTCaacagtttttccatgaaaaactgctcacggcatactcatcttcaagccatccagccaaccgactatcttctgtggcgattctggacccagcacacaactcACCACAGAGTTCCAGCCCACAcaaaacgcacaccactaacacagcagaacaaattgcgttttcagaacactaacacaccactgccgctgtccgtacacaGTCCTTAATGctgggcttggtggctgtaccatgaagcagaccactaatccgcttctgctcataatgcaggtgctcgcagcagtcgTCACACACGCGCTGCTTCCCGCCCTGGTTTCGGCTGGGGTGGAATGCGCGCCGTCAGACCTGCCTGGATATCCCTGCAGTGATACGCATGTCCGTTGTCTCAAAGCCATCACCGCTTCAAACGTGCCAGCGTCATCGCTGGAACCCTGGACACTTCCGGAACCTTGGACACACCCATCGTCATCGACGGCACCTGGCTGTCCGTACACAGTCCTTAATGctgggcttggtggctgtaccatgaagcagaccactaatccgcttctgctcataatgcaggtgctcgcagcagtcgTCACACACGCGCTGCTTCCCGCCCTGGTTTCGGCTGGGGTGGAATGCGCGCCGTCAGACCTGCCTGGATACCCCTGTAGTGATACCCATGTCCGTCGTCTCAAAGCCATCAGCGCTTCAAACGTGCCAGCGTCATCGCTGGAACCCTGGACACTTCCGGAACCTTGGACACACCCATAGTCATCGACGGCACCTGGCACACCGTGTATAAAAGAGCGGCAATCACCGGCTGCactctgtgggcttggtggctgtaccatgaagcagaccactaatccgcttctgCTCATAATGCAGGTCAGTAACCCATACACCTTATTTGCTAAGAAAACTAGTAATTATTGCCTGGTGCAGCTTCCGAGACCACAGTGTTGTGTCGATGTTGTTATTGAATGTTTAGAAACGATTCGCATCTTGCTACTATTGTCCGGGGACATAGAAACGAATCCGGGACCTGCCAGTGCAGAGGCAGTACTTGCTGAATTGAAGAAGTTGTCCTCAGGTCAGGCTACAATAATTAGTGACGTCCAAGACATCAAAAACAAGTTAACAACTACAGAGAAAACCATTACAGATCTAATTCAGAGGATTGCCGATTTAGAGAGCCACTACCAGAACCTGGCTACTTTGAAAACAGATGTCGAATGTATGCAATGCAACACAGAAAAATCTACTCAACAGGTGCGGGATCTGGAAGCCCGATTTGATGACGCCGAAAACCGCTCACGAAGATGCAATCTGATTTTTTACGGCCTTTCCGATTCTACACCATCCGAGTCATTTGCCGATTCCGAAGAAGTCATAATCCGCCACTGCTCCGATCAGCTCGATGTGTCGTTAGATAGTAAAGATATCGAACGTGCACACCGTCTTGGGTGTCACAACACAGAACGCCAGCGCCCCATAATTGTAAAGTTTGCGTCTTTTAAGACTAAACAAATGATCCTCTCAAATGGCCCCAATCTAAAAGATACTGATTTCAGCATTGGTGAAGATTTCTCCCGCCGAGTTCAAAATATAAGAAAGCAACTTGTCGCGTTTGCCAAATCAAAAACAACTAAATTTTCTTTGCGGTACAAAACCCTCCATATAGGCCCCAAACGCAATTTTTTTGATGAGTCTGAGCAAACAGTAAAAGAAATCTTCTAGCCACCACGGCGATGCAAGTCGGCACTACACCGTTCCCAAACATGTCCTCGTCCTAATTTTACGTTTTCGGCAATCTTTACCAATATACGCAGTTTCATCCCGAAGCGAGAGCTCGTGTCAAAACTGGTGTTATCATCTGATAGCAACTTGCTTatattaactgaaacgtggctaacAAAAACATTAGTGATAGCGAGGTGCTTGCTGATCTGcctaatttttctctttttcgttcAGATCGTAGAAAcgcacgtggtggtggtgttctgATTGCGGGAAGCAACCACTTATCATGCACTGCTTTAAACATTTCATCCGACCTTGAATTAATTTGGCTAATCTGGCGATCCGCACCACATTCCGTGCTGCTGGGTGTCTGCTACAGGCCGCCACACAACACTCTCCATTTTTGCCGCCAGCTGAACGCAACCTTGTTTAAATTAACCTCGCGGTATCCCAACGCTCACATTCTCCTCTTCGGGGATTTTAATTACCCGACTATTAACTGGCATAACCCGGTGCACTCCATAGATAATCGAGCAGATACAAGAAAATTTCTTGATATCTGCTCGAATTTTAATCTTGCCCAACTTGTACTAGAACCTACGCGTGTAGTAAACGACACTGCAAATATTTTAGATTTAGTATTAACAAGCCATCCTGAAAGTTTCTCCTCCATGACTTACTTGCGGGAAATTAGTGACCAATAAGTCATCCACACAGTCTTTAATTTCAAACCAATTCCTCGCCGCAGTCCGGGAAAGACAATCCGGCTGTACGATAAAGGCAACTATGAAGCAATAAATAGcgagctgcacgccttctttccaTCATTTAACGCAACTTTTCAAAGCAGATCTATCCAGGAATACTGGTCAATATTTAAACAAAAGCTTAACTCTCTGGCAGATAAATACATCCCGAAGACTACTTTTCATGACACTCGAAACCGGCCGTGGTTCACGAAGTCACTGAAAAaactcaaaaataaaagaaacgccTATTCCGCGCAGCTAAAGCCAATCACAGCACCTGCTCATGGGACAACTATTATGCCGCCGAGAGCTCGTATTTATCAGCTGTCAAAAACGCTAAGCAACACATTTATCACGACGACTTGTCGAGAATCCTAAAAAGTAACACAAAAAAGTTCTGGCAAATTATAAACCCTACTAATACGCATTCAGTTACCCTGAATAAAGATTCAGGAGAGCCATTTAGCGATACTGAATGTGCTAATATCTTTTCAGTTGCTTTTTCCTCTGTCTTCACAAGCGAGCCCGATGCGCCCTTACCTATTCTGCCTACAACCATTCCGCACACCATGCCTGTAACCAATGTTTCTGCTAATGGAATAATGTCCTTAATAGATAAAATTAAACTTTCATCTGCAGCAGGCATGGACGAAATAAACTCTAAACTTTTAAAAAACACAAAGTGCATTTCTGCCGAATGTTTATTGTTACTGTTTGCTCAGTCACTTTCCACCGGCACCATACCTGATGAAGTTTCGAAAGGTCGTCCCAGTCTACAAATCTGGTAACAAAAATTCACCACTAAATTACCGTCCTATCTCGCTCACAAGTGTACCGTGTAAAATCATGAAGCATATCATCTACTCAGAAATCATGCAGGTCCTCGATGGTAACAAATTCTTTCATCCTGCTCAACATAGATTTCGCAAAAACTATTCCTGTAACACAcaatcagcactctttcttccCGATCTGCATGCGAACCTCGACTTAAAAATCCAGACTGACGCAATTTTtttagactttgctaaagccttcgacaagGTTTCCCACCGACGTTTGATGCTAAAACTTTCGCAGCTGAACCTGCATCCTAACATCTTAAAATGGATTGAAGCATTTCTAACGTGTCGCTTTCAGTCAGTTGCTGTTAAGAACCAGTCATCCCCTTCTGCccccgtaacctcaggcgtacctCAGGGCTCGGTCCTAGGTCCTCCTTTCTtcttaatatacataaatgactTGCCAGAACACCTATCATGCAATATCCGTttattcgccgacgactgcgcTATCTACCACTCAATAACTAACACTTCCGAGCAAAAAGCCCTTCAGGATGATCTTAACCGCATTGAAAAATGGTGTGATgattggctaatgacacttaaccctaacaaatgcaagcttATTTCGTTTCACCGCACACTTAATCCGTTGTCCCTTTCCTATAGAATTTCTAACAATCCAATAGAGCACATTCATtcatacaaatacttaggtatcactgTGTGTCATGATCTAACTTGGCGGGAACATGTTACTAATGTtatttcatctgcaaacagaacCCTTGGCTATCTGAAGCGCCATTTACGTCACGCAACAAAAGAGGTCAAATTACTCGCTTACACATCATTGGTAAGACCAAAACTGGAATACGCATCCCCCATTTGGAGCCACCATCAAGCATATGTAATCGATGCACTTGAAGCCATGCAAAATCGCGCCACCCG contains:
- the LOC144096897 gene encoding uncharacterized protein LOC144096897, which translates into the protein MQSSTAPGTPCIKERQSPAALCGLGGCTMKQTTNPLLLIMQVSNPYTLFAKKTSNYCLVQLPRPQCCVDVVIECLETIRILLLLSGDIETNPGPASAEAVLAELKKLSSGQATIISDVQDIKNKLTTTEKTITDLIQRIADLESHYQNLATLKTDVECMQCNTEKSTQQVRDLEARFDDAENRSRRCNLIFYGLSDSTPSESFADSEEVIIRHCSDQLDVSLDSKDIERAHRLGCHNTERQRPIIVKFASFKTKQMILSNGPNLKDTDFSIGEDFSRRVQNIRKQLVAFAKSKTTKFSLRYKTLHIGPKRNFFDESEQTVKEIF